The genomic segment GAGGGCTGATAAGGGCAGCGGATCGGCTGCAAGGAATCATCCAGATTCTGCATctcactcttctctttctcatctctccATCCCAGCTAAGCCTAGACTCAAGGTAAGAAATACCCTAGCACAGGGTCTGGGGACCCGGACTCCTGAGTCTGGGAGGAAGAGATGGGCGGCCCTCGACTCTTGCCCTCCGTCCTCTTTCCTTGCTCACAGCATGCTGGCAGTGAGGGGGAGCTCTACCCCCCCTTGGAGCCTCAGCCACCAGTTCCAGCTTCCGGACCCCCTGAGGACCTAGAGGACACTGGCCCCCCCACGCTGGAACCCTCCGGGACCTCGATCACGGAGGAGATCCTGGAACTGCTGAACCAAAGAGGCCTCCGGGATCCAGGGGTGAGCTGGGTGTCACATCAGGGCGTCCTTGGGATTTAGCTCGGTGAGGCACAGCCCGGGGGGCCGGAGGGGCAGCCCACCATGGTATCTTTGGCCTCTTCCCCAGTGCCCACTACAGCCGCCCCCCCACGACATCACCACGTTCCCTGGAGACTCCCAGGTGCCAGGCGACAGTGAAGCCCTCACATTCCAAGCCCTTCCCAGCCGGGACTCttcagaagaggaggaggaggaagagctggAGTTGGATGAACGGGAACCTTCCCCACTCCATGTGCTAGAAGGGCTCGAAAGTTCCAGTGCGGCTGAAATTCCCGACGTTCCCAGCCGTACCAAAAGTCCAGACGTACCCAACCTCCCTGAAATTCCCAGCCTGTCTGAAATTCCCAAAATTCCccaccttcccagcctccctgacATTTCCAGTGTTTTTGAAATGCCCTGCCTTCCATCCATACCTAGTGCCCCTGACATTCCTAGCCTTCCCAGCACTCCCGCCCTTCCCTGTGATTCCTGGCTTCAGGGAGCTCTGCGGGAGCCCGACGAGGCTCTAGCCACGAGGAGAGAACTGTTTCCCGGAAGCAGTTCCACCAAAGGAGAGCGGTCCTCTGGGGGCAGGGTAGGGCAGCAGGATCCTGAGGAAGGGGAATCCTTCCCAGATTTCCAGTCCCAGGATGTCACCCGAGACCAGGGATTCTCAGATGAGCTGGGATTCCGCTCTTGTTCAGAAATCCGGAGCGCCTGGCAGGCACTGGAGCAGGGGCAGCTGACCCGGCCCGGTTTCCCAGAGCCACTGCTCATCCTGGAAGACTCGGATCTGGGTGGAGGTGGCGGGAGTGGGAAGGCGGGAGCCCCGAGTTCGGAGAGGACAGCTTCCCGAGTGCGAGAGCTGGCCCGGCTTTACAGCGAACGGATCCAGCAGATGCAGCGGGCGGAGACCCGGGCGTCGGCCAACGCGCCCCGCCGCCGGCCCCGTGCTCTGGCCCAGCCGcagctgtccccctccctgccccgtgAGCAGGCCGAGCCAGGTGAGGTCCGGGTGTGTGGTCAGCAGAGACGGCCCACACTGAGATCTCGGTCCTGACTCCGTTCTTTCTGTGCACACAgggcccctgcctgcctttgGACACGTGCTGGTATGTGAGCTGGCCTTCCCGCTGACGTGTGCCCAGGAATCTGTCCCTCTGGGTCCCGCCACCCGGGTTCAAGCTGCCACACCTTTGTCTAAGCAgggaggctgcctgggtggccagGGTCTAAATGTTTCAAATTTGCCTGAGCAAGACCGTCTGAGCATCCAGGTGCCAGCTGCTACCCCTTTGCCTGGGCAAGGAGGCCTCTGGAATATACAGAGTGTGGCTGGAGCCCCCACACCCTTGCCGGAGCAAGAAGACCCCCCACACGGTCAGGTTCCAGCTACAACTTTACCTGATCAAGAAGGCCACCTGGAAACCCAAGTTCCAGCTACCACGCCTTTGCCTGAGCACAGAGGCCACATGGACATCGAGGTTCCGACCAGCCCAGCTGTACCCAAGCAGGGACGTGGTTCCGATGCCATGGGTTTAGCCACCACTCCTGTGCTCAAGAAAGAAGGCCACCTACAGAGCCAGAGCCCAACCACCACCCTGTCAACGAAGCAAGGCGGTTCCGGGGATGTTCAGTTCCCAGCTGCTGTTTGTGAGCAAGCCGTCAACACTTTGCTTACGCCCGGAAGCAGCCCGGACCATCAGATCCCAGGCAACACTCCACTGCCCTTGCAGCGTGACCTCCCAGACGTTCAGGTCCCGGGTACTTCACCTGGGCCTGCGTACGGAGGCCGCCTAAGCCACCAGACCCCAGCCAACGCCCCGCTGCCTCTGCCCCAAGACCTCTCAGACATTCAGGTTCCGGGTACCTCAGCTGTGCCTGCACACGGAAGCTGCCTAGACCGTCAGATCCCAGCCGACGCCCCACTGTCCTTGTCCCAGAACCCGAATGTCCCAGCTGCCGCACCTTTGCCCCGGCGACAAGGCTTCACGGACACCCAGGCCCAAGCCCTCCAAGCCCTCCCGCCTTTGCCCAAGCAGGGAGGCCTCCCAGACGTCCAGGGGCTATCTGCTGCACCTCTGCTTCAGGAACAAAGCTTCACAGACCTCCACGTCCAAAAACTTACACCTTTGTTGGAGCAGAAGAGCCTCACGGACACTCATGTTCCAGCTGCGACCGCTTTGCCTGAGCAGGAAGGCTCTCGGGACAGTCAGGGCCTGTTACCCATCCCGGTTCCAACCACCGTGGTTTTCTCCAAACCAGGAGGCCACCCGGtgtctcaggtcgcccggtcaGAGTCTTCAGAGTTGACCCCACCCCACAGTCCCCCTCCTCCAACCCGTCAGCTCCTGGGTCCCAGTGCAGCTGCCCTCTCAAGATACCTGGCAGCGTCCTACATCAGCCAAAGCCTCGCTCGGAGACAAGGGCCTGGGGGAGAAGTTCCCCCAGCCTCCCGGGGTCCCTGGTCCTCTGCCCCGGCATCGCGGGCACCTTCAccaccaccccagccccagcccccaccacccccagccagGAGGCTCAGCTATGCCACCACGGTCAACATCCATGTCGGGGGCGGTGGGCGGCTACGGCCAGCCAAGGCCCAAGTCAGGTTAAACCATCCTGCTCTCTTGGCCCCCACCCAGGAATCTGTGGGCCTTCGTAGGGCCCAGGGAGCTCCTGATGCCCCTTTCCACATGTGAGCCAGGATATCAGACTTCTTGAAAAGCAAGGACTTCAACCAGATGCCACAGACCCTCAGAACTTCACCCAGATGTCCAGACACTGAACAAAGGTGTAAAAATTGCCACAGCTTCCCAGCAACTGGGATCTGCTTTGGCAAATGGCTCTCCTTACTTACCTTGATTAACTCAacagggatgggggaaggggctgtcattaatattttgttcattcatattttgaagttctgtatcttttcccattccggaGGCAGTGGGGGAGGACCAGACAACGAATGGGAAGGTCTGACACAGCACGAATCCGTGGCTCagtacggggtgggggggaatcccAAACTTCTTTGAGCGTTGCTGACAACCACCCATTAGAGTTTGGTGTGTGCTGTTTCAGAGAGTTTATGAACGGCTTGATGCCATCCAGGAAAGCCAAGTTAAGCAGCTCTGTCCCAGGTGGACGTAGAAGTCCGTTCCCTCCGCGATTTATCCAGTTCATGTGTTCTGTCATCTCTTCTGCTCAGCTATCCCTGGGTCTATCCATCCGGTTGtctccccagccctctcctcccGTCTGCCTGTCCATCTCCCAATCCATACAGCATGCTTTATTTAACCGTCTCTATCCTATTCATCCATCATCACCCTACCCCTACCCCATCTAGTATCCTTTCTAACACCAACCCATTCCTCCATTATCCCACCTGTTTTCTCCAACCAGCCCTCTCCATCCATCTGTCCCTTCACAATGTCACCTCCAGCCGCTCCTACGTCTCATTCACCCAACCATCTAATCCAGCAGGGCAACCATCCAACGTTCTCTATCGCCATCCCATCCCTCCTTAGATCATACTGGGTCTTGGGACTACAGAATTTCAGAGACCAGTCCATGCGGACACCAGAATGaatgtgtttgggattctggaAGTCTGTTCCACATCTGAGTTCTCTGGGCAACCACTCCCCAACGTCATGAATGTTCCAATTCTTGTGCCCACCTACACACACTGGATCTCTTCACCCCCTCGCTCTAGTTTGGGGCCTCTAGAGTGCCTCGGCgtgcccccacaccccccaaaaaagaaattcaggtcAGAGACAAAGACTTTTATGTTAGaatccttctgccccctcccagcaATGGCATGCCCGGCGAGCTGCCTAAGTTAAGCAGTTTCTTTGGAATACTAGCTTTGTTCATTGAATGCTAAACCTCTTGTGCTTTTTGCACAttgtcttacttattttttcctgGAATTCCCTACGGCTTCAGTGTCCTAGCTGAGTTCCAAGCCCTGACTTTTCCAGTTGGTGTATAACCTCCCTTGGGAGTCTGGGTTTTCTCAATTGTACGAGGACAACAGTACCTGCCTTGTAAGATCATTGGAAAGATACAGTGAGCATATCCTCATTTCCCAAATGTATCTGAGCCTGACTCATCGGGGCATTGTTCAAATTAACAGATCCCCCAATAGTCCCAACCTATGGAATCAGAACCTCCAGGGCAGGAGCCTAGGAATCGGAAGTTTTAACAATCAGCTaacaaaaaaaagtggaaatttaTGGAGTGCTAACTGCATAGCTCAGGCATTAGTCACTTTATGTGAACTCATTCACTCTGAATCCTCATCTCTAAAAGGCACATGAGGATggtttctttaagtttttatatattttttttattttgagagagagcagaggaagtcAGTGTCCCAAGCCGGTTCCGCACTGTCAATGTggaccccgacgcagggctcgaaccgacgaaccagatcatgacctgagctgaaatcaagagtcacatgcttaaccaagtgagccgcCCGTGTGCCACAAGGATGGTTTCTGATCCTCATTGtggagatgaggaaacagaggcatagAGAGAATAAGGGATTTGCTCAGTCGCGTTGCTAAGGAACAGAGTTGGAACTCAGATCCACACCACGTAGCCCGagtccatgctctgagctgttgaCTGTCTATTCTGTGCCAGGCCTGGTTCAAGAAAACCCTTCCCTACCAGAACAGGGCTTGCAGCCTAGTGCACCAGGGGCTCTAGGTGATTCTTGGCAGAGTAAAGTATCCCAAACAGAGCCTGGCTCAGTATTAGCTGCTGGcttctggtatttatttattggatGGTTACTGGGCCATACACTAGGGCCTGGGCTGAGTGGCCTGGGCCTACTGCACCGCAGCCTCGCCAGGGTCAGGActctggccctcccctcctccacccccagctgCACATTCCCAGCTGAAGGAAAGTTCTCAGCCTGGCCTGGGCTCCCAGTGGCGCCGGAATTCCCGGTATTTGAGGAGGcggcagggagggagaaaggggccGTCTCCTCCAAAGCCTGAAGTGGGGAAAGAGAGGCGAGCCCCCTTAGCATTTCCAGATGCAAGATGCATCCCAGCTGTGCCTCTGGCAGGGAGCCAGGAGTCTTGTAAGGGGGTCTCTGAACCCTGTAGGAAACCAGGGACACCAGGCTTGCTTAAGCCCCACCTGACCCCTGACCCCCCCCCATTACTCCCACCTGCCTGACTCCTACCTGCTTCACAGCCCCAGTTCCAACACCTCCTCAGAACACCTTCCTTGCTCGTCCACTGCAAGCCCAGCCGTCTTTAGAGCTACCGATCAGGCTCAAAGTGCAAGGGTAGTGGCCTCCTGCCCTCTCCAGGACATTTAGGTTAATGCCATCCAAACCCGTTAACTGCAGCTGCAATTTAAACTTGATGAGCTGCAGTTACATGGCCACTAGGCTAATCTTCTTACCTAACATTTAGACACCAGCCTGTCAGCCACCTCACGAGGACGTCGTCAAGTATACCTAACAATGCTTAGCCTGGCGCTTGGTTGGTACCAAACAACCCCACCGTCCATCTGTAAGAAACGCTATTTGCATACGCTCCCCACACATCAGTGCCGTGTCCAGTCCAATTTTCCTCAACGACGGCAGCGTTCTCTCATCTGCGCTTCCCAGTTTGCCAGCTGCACGTGACTACTAGATGGAGTGGGGCACATACCGAAAAGACAACTGGTCAATACATCTCAAGTTCCTTCTTTCatgaaaaaattgttaaaatcttCCCCTCTCCATCAATGTCCAGATGCCATACGCTGTTCTCGCCAGTACCCCCAGCAGGGGGAGCACATGGGACCCTGCCTGGGGACAGACGGCTGAGGTGTCCAGGCTGGCTGCAAGGGCTGATGGGGCGGAGATGCCCTTCCCACCCAATGAAGCTCATTAGCTTCACTGTAAAAATGGGGAGGGGAAACCAAAAGTAACTGAATCCACAAGCAACATTTGGCTTCCTTAAACGTACACCAGTGCTGTTCGCAGAACTTTCGACAATGGAAATACCGTGTAGCCCAGTGGTAGCAATGGAGAGCCTACAATATGTTGGCTCTTACTACGTGGCAGGCACAACAGATGAACAAGTCCTCAGACCCACATTCTGAACCCAGTAAAGGCAGTCGCTGCAACGAGTGTCATCGGGACCTGCTTTCAAGAGGCCACAGGGGGCCCTTCCCCGGGAGGTAGTACTGACATCCTGAAGGCTGAAGCCAGTCAGAAGgatcccacccctcccccatctcgAGTCTATCTACCTACAGACTGGCATTAGGAAAGAGGCCTTCCCAATCCAATCACGGCCCTACTAGTTGACTTCAGGCTGCACCCAAGTTTCTATTAATGTTTACTGATCTTACACATTTCCCCCTCTATTCCCTGACACGCCATCACAATAGCAGCAAAaggactaaaaaaaaacaactcatgagGACACCCCACACAACCAATGGCCTAGAACCACCCCGCCTCCACGGTGCCCGCACGCTGGACTCTACTACAAGCGCGGGAGACTGGGTCTCAAGCTtgtccccccgcctccccacccacccacccacactaACCCAGGCGTGGTGTCTTCTGAAAACGCTGGAAAGCCTCACAATCCAGACCGGCAGTGAGCCGGGCTGTTTCTCGCATTTCTTTTAGTCAAAGACCCACCACAAAACGACCACAGCACAGTCCTTGAAACCTCAAGTCCCATGACGATTGTTTATTATAAAGGTGAACCCTAATCCTCACAATTGGTTTATCGGTAGGATTTCTGGTAACGAGCACGGGCACCAGGACCACCAAACTTTTTGGATTCACAGCGCCGGGGATCAGCTACCAGCAGGGTCCGGTCGTACTGGATGAGGATGTCTTTGATCTCCTTCTTGGAAGCCTCATCCACATCTGCGGATGAGAGGAGAGTGAAGATTGAGACAACCCTGGAAGCACCCTCCTGGTCTCTGGGGCTAAATGCGGGGCTGGTCCTCCACTTGCCTGCCACCCACCCGATGGGAAGGAGCCATTCTTACTCACATTTCTGGTAATAGGCCACCAGGGCTTTGGAGATGGACTGGCGAATTGCTgtgaaaaagacacacaaaaggaCGTATCAGCTTTGGGAAGCCCCGAAGTAGGGCTTTGCTCTCAGAGCCACCTCCCACCGTATGCCCTGTTCCGGCAACTCACCATAAATCTGGGCTACGTGACCGCCACCCTTCACTCGCACTCGGATGTCCACCCCAGCAAACCGCTCCTTGCCCAGAAGCAGAACAGGTTCCAGTAGCTGGAGGAACAAGGGACATGACAGGATTTCAGATCACAGGCTGGGCAGCTGAGCCACCGCACCGAGCACCCTACTTCTCTCCAAGTAGCTTCTGCCATCGCTGACCTCTCTGCACGGCTAGGAGAGCAGGGACGATTTGAAGACAGATGACAGACTGCTGAAGGGAACCCGAGCTGGGCCCTCCCATCTGtgtccctctgggcctcagagtCCCCATCTCCAGGACCAGTTCTGGCACTTTAGCTCAACAAGGAAAACCCCTACAGCCACCATACCTGCCTGGAACAGTGAAAAACCACTCCTGGGCCATGTCAGGTGCTTTCTCTGGATTTCCCTCCCTTGGGCTCTCCACCCAGCCCTTTGAGCCTCACATTTCCAAATTACAACTACACTACCTGTGTGCCCTGCTCTCCCCTTACCAGCTCTACACCTTTTGCACGTGCCCAGAATCTTTTATTTTACCTACTTTAGGTCTTAGCTCTCAGCTCACAGATTCCCATCTCCATCTCCCCCTGCCCATCCCTctaacccccgcccccccccgccatgaAGCCTGTACTTATCCTCCCACCCAGGTTCGAGCCAGATGCCTTCTCTGGGCTCCCCCATCCTAGCCCTGACTACCCTGGAGCAGGGTCTGATACTGGGACCAGTCTGCCTCCTCCACTAGACTCGGAGCTTTAtaagggcagggcctggggtcaCCTGGGTCACTGCTGGGTCTCCAACACCCAACACCGGTTACATAACAAAACCTTCATAAAACTGACAATCGAGAAGAGTAAACCATAGCACTTGGTATCTGCTACACAGAAAGATCTCAGACACTGTTATAGGACATTCTAACTAAGCCTGGAACACATATTATTCTTCACGTTTAAAAgtgacactcttttttttttttttttttttttaaattttttttcaacgtttatttatttttgggacagagagaaacagagcatgaacgggggaggggcagagagagagggagacacagaatcggaaacaggctccaggctctgagccatcagcccagagcctgacgcggggctcgaactcacggaccgcgagatcgtgacctggctgaagtcggacgctcaaccgactgcgccacccaggcgccccaaaagtgacACTCTtatcactacgttgtacaccaGAAACATATCATTGCGTGTCAACTacgctaaaatttaaaaaattaaattagaaggtgcctgagtggctcagtcggttgtgtcagactttggctcaggtcatgatctcacagttcctgagtttgagtcccacatcgtgCTCTCtcctgtcagggcagagcctgcttcagatcttctgtccccctctctgcccctcccccgcttgcactctcaaaaataaataaaacgtcaaaaaaaattaaaataaaaatgaaacacaaagcaacaaaatctaaagaaaaaacaaacgcATTCTCATACATGCCAAGAAGTTTACCCGGACAATCTAACttaccctcacaacaacccttcAAGGGAGAAatgatccccattttatggatgacccaagggaaaaaaaaaaacaaacgaggTTACATGCCTCAAATAACAACACAGGTAAAACAGGCAAAAAACAGACTGCACTCATTCCATTCTGAGCTGAAAAAACCGAGGCCAAAACAgaaacaagcagggaaggaaccCCTTTCACAGCAAAGCACAACAAACGGAAATTCTGGTCCTGTTCTCCCAATGCTTTTTAAGCACCTACAATGTCTAAACCCTACCTAAAGCCGTATCTTTTAACAAATTAATTACTGTTCTCAAAAAACGTATACACACTCTACCAGTTACAACAAACGTTAGACTGTATACAGGATACACGACCCCATCAACTTGCCACACAAACTCCTCTTGCCATTGGGTCCCCCCAACTGTCACTGAGCTTCCATATCCCACTTTTGAAACCATCCTCTTAATCTGCAACATCCACGTTTTCACTCTCAACTCAAGCTTTTAGCACAATATCTGAAACCTCCGAAAACAGCTCCATCTCCAAATGCCCCATTTTCTCTGCCCCCAACTCCCCCTTCTACACAACCCGTTGTTGATACCAGATCCCTCAGCCTCCCAAGATCACTTCCAGGAATCCACTTAAATATCTCTCTCCAGAGCCCCCCTACTCAACCCAAACGCCCACCCTCAATCCCAGCACCTTGTATTGCAGCGTGCGCGGCTCGATCATCTCCAAGGGCCGTCCATTCACCTTGATGAGGCCGTTGCCCCGTTTGCAATGCGCCACGGCTGTAGCCGTCTTCTGTGGAAAGCGAGGGAGAAACAGCGGAACCACGTGAGCTTCGGCCCCCGGCTCCCGTGTGGACCCCAGAACCCTGCCCACAGGCCTCTGCAGACCCCggcctccctccgcccctcccatCGGGCGCCCGGCCCACCTTGCGGCCGAAGACCTGCACAGACTGCAAAGGACCCTTGGACGGCATGGCTGCAAACGTAGACAAGAGATCCTCACCGCGCGGCGCCGCAACCGGAAAAGGAAAGTGCGGGGCCACCCCGGCCGCTTTTCAGGGTCTGCGCAGGCGCTTTGGGTGCTGCGTCGCGACGGGAGAGAGCTTTACGGCTCTTATTGTAGCCAGGGGCGGGACTTCGGATTCGCGGCGGGAAGGTGGGCCCCCGAGCGGAGGAGGAGGGAGCCGTGAGTGGAAGGGGCGGGGCCTGAAATGTGCCGGGTGCAGTCGCGGAAGTAGAGCGAGGACAGGCTGTTCTTCCTATTCTCTGTCCTCATTGGTAGCGACCGGTTCATTTGCATTTCGGCTCTTTAATActctccctccacttcctccACTCAAAATGTCGCTTTTCACCCTCTTCTGGAAAGGGCCCTTCTTGGCCCCTCATCTCTAGCAATCATCCTCCCCTGCACACTCCATCCTGCCCTCTAGACACTCTTCTCCCCAAATCCTCCTCCATCGGAATCTCACCTACGGAACCCACAGCAGGAAATCAGCCAGGATTCCCAGATTCAGGATTCAGAACCCACCTCCTTCGAGAATTCTCTCCCAGaatgtttttaatccttttaGAGCCCTTCCCCCAGAATCTACCTTTCACCAGAATTTCCTTCCGTTTTAAGtttccgcctccccccccccagaactCTCCTCTTAAGAGCCCTCAACCAgaccccccctctttctctgaatcTTCCTCCACTCAAGGGCCCCAGAATCTCCCACTGCCCGCAGTCCACTTTTCCCAGAACGTCCCCGCCAGAATCTCCTTTCAcaagttttctctccctttcagagCCCCCTCCTTCAGAATCAACCTTTCCTAAGAATTCTGTTTCCTTCAGAGCGTCCTCTAACCAGCAACTGCCTCCCCTGGCATTTCCCTCTCCCAGAATTCTCCACTTCTTAGAGACCCTCCCTCCAGATTCCCCCTCTTCAAGGTCTCTACCCTAAAATCCCTCTTTCTCTGGGGTCCTTCAAATCATCTCTTCACTCCCACAAATCACCCAACTCTCCAGGCTCCTTCCCCACGAGAATTCTCCATTCCCAGTCCCCCCAATCCCATCTGAGGAATCTCAGGATTGGGTTCCCCTTGGCTCCCCCCCACACAGGATACTCCTTTCCCAGTCAAAAGGGTTCTTTATCAGGGCTGCAGAGAGCCCACAGTTTCTTCAGTTTCCCTGGCAGCAGAATCCAAGGTTCAAGGTTCAAAGGGGTGTGGTCGCTTACCTGGTGCCTGGAAAATGGAGACAGGGTGGAGATTGGTAGGTgggtctgtgggaggagggaggatccTCCAGCCCAGAGTCCAGCTCCaaaagggtgggagaggggagaggtgaAGGAAGGGAGCATCCAGAGGCTGACCTGGGAGGACACACACGCAGATACACAGCACAAGAGAGAGACGGGCACAcatgaaggagaaagacaaagaaggggccgatggagaagaggagaaagaaggtagACAGAAGATCAATTACAGATGGACCCAGAAAACACAAGTGACGGCGATTCGGAGGCAGAGAGACCAGCCctcagagaaagaagacagacaggtACAGACACGCATGGAGATTTCAAGATGtttgaaatacagaaatacagtACTTGATACAGAAATAGAAGtagaggggcactgggtggctcagttggttgagtgtctgacttcagctcaggtcatgatctcacggttcctgcgttcgagccctccatcaggcttgtggctgtcagcacagaacctgcttcaagttctctgtccccctctctttctgcccctccccctctcattctctctcctctctctcccaaaaatgaataaacatttatttaaaaaagaaaaaaagaactagaagtaGAAAAGAGAgcaaggacccccccc from the Prionailurus viverrinus isolate Anna chromosome E2, UM_Priviv_1.0, whole genome shotgun sequence genome contains:
- the RPS16 gene encoding 40S ribosomal protein S16, yielding MPSKGPLQSVQVFGRKKTATAVAHCKRGNGLIKVNGRPLEMIEPRTLQYKLLEPVLLLGKERFAGVDIRVRVKGGGHVAQIYAIRQSISKALVAYYQKYVDEASKKEIKDILIQYDRTLLVADPRRCESKKFGGPGARARYQKSYR